Proteins encoded in a region of the Megalops cyprinoides isolate fMegCyp1 chromosome 3, fMegCyp1.pri, whole genome shotgun sequence genome:
- the LOC118774182 gene encoding olfactory receptor 142-like, giving the protein MENASVVTSFIMTAYYDMEGLKYLYVITFLLLYIITIVLNFIIIVVICVDRALHEPMYLFVCNLAFNGLFGSTALLPPLLSNLLSHSHEVSVAFCQTQSFCLHTHASAEVTILTMMSYDRYIAICHPLQYHSIMSLSKVYKLIAFSWLYPIAAVAVIFSLTVQLIFCEANIDKVYCSNHSLVKLSCTDTSVVNIIGLISVGVYTSPQVILILYTYSQILRICLLSSKESQIKALKTCLPHLLAMINYFSGGLFETSQSRINMSHVHYDTRLFLSLYFLIFTPIVNPAIYGMCIQAIRVKIFKMFSSMCKLSPASQKRIMK; this is encoded by the coding sequence ATGGAAAATGCATCAGTGGTGACATCATTCATAATGACAGCCTATTATGATATGGAAGGCCTGAAATACTTGTACGTCATAACATTCCTACTATTGTACATCATTaccattgttttaaatttcattattattgtagtCATTTGTGTTGACAGAGCTCTGCATGAACCAATGTATCTATTTGTGTGCAACTTGGCATTTAATGGATTGTTTGGCAGTACAGCCTTGTTACCACCCCTTCTGAGTAATTTACTGTCACACTCTCATGAGGTTTCTGTAGCTTTTTGTCAAACACAGAGCTTTtgtttgcacacacatgcatcagcTGAAGTTACTATTTTAACAATGATGAGTTATGACAGGTATATAGCAATATGTCACCCCCTGCAGTATCACAGCATTATGTCTCTTTCAAAAGTGTACAAACTCATCGCATTTTCTTGGTTGTATCCCATAGCCGCAGTTGCTGTGATATTTTCTCTAACTGTACAGCTCATATTTTGTGAAGCAAACATAGACAAGGTGTACTGCAGCAATCATTCACTGGTTAAGctctcctgcacagacacatctgTTGTAAATATTATTGGATTAATTTCAGTTGGTGTGTATACTTCTCCACAGGTAATACTTATTCTTTATACATATTCACAGATTCTCAGAATCTGCTTACTGTCTTCCAAAGAATCACAGATAAAAGCTCTGAAAACATGCCTACCCCATCTATTAGCAATGATAAACTATTTCTCTGGAGGCTTATTTGAAACATCTCAAAGTAGGATAAACATGAGTCATGTTCATTATGATACTCGTCTATTCTTGTCCCtctactttttaatttttactcCTATAGTAAATCCTGCCATCTATGGAATGTGCATCCAAGCCATCAGAgttaagatttttaaaatgttcagcagTATGTGTAAGTTATCCCCAGCATCACAGAAGCGAATCATGAAATAA
- the LOC118774183 gene encoding olfactory receptor 52D1-like translates to MENASVVTSLILTAYYDMEGLKYLYVITFLLLYIITIVLNFIIIVIICVDRALHEPMYLFVCNLAFNGLYGSTALLPPLLSNLLSHSHEVSVACCQAQSFCLHTYAFVEFTILAVMGYDRYIAICHPLQYHSIMSLSKVYRLIAFSWLYPIAAVAVIFSLTVRLIYCEEKIQKVYCSNYSFIKLSCTDTSVVNIIGLLTVVAYTIPQLILILYSYSQILRICLLLSKESQIKALKTCTPHLLAVINYSLGCFFEISQSRLNMSHVHYGIRLFMSLYFLIFPPMINPAIYGMNIQVVRVRIFKLFQVKSIPRRCAPPPRSGSANQKTGRPDLKMLDAWEDIVGLVEKLEAAGDMVREKWLPPPTGRASEPSEFLSLLITPKTL, encoded by the exons ATGGAAAATGCATCAGTGGTGACATCACTCATATTGACAGCCTATTATGATATGGAAGGCCTGAAATACTTGTACGTCATAACATTCCTACTATTGTACATCATTaccattgttttaaatttcattattattgtaataatttgtGTTGACAGAGCTCTGCATGAACCAATGTATCTATTTGTGTGCAACTTGGCATTTAATGGATTGTATGGTAGTACAGCTTTGTTACCACCCCTTCTGAGTAATTTACTGTCACACTCTCATGAGGTTTCTGTAGCCTGTTGTCAAGCACAGAGCTTTTGtttacacacatatgcatttgtTGAATTTACCATTTTAGCAGTAATGGGCTATGACAGGTACATAGCAATATGTCACCCCCTGCAGTATCACAGCATTATGTCTCTTTCAAAAGTGTACAGACTTATCGCATTTTCTTGGTTGTATCCCATAGCCGCAGTTGCTGTGATATTTTCTCTAACTGTACGGCTCATATAttgtgaagaaaaaatacagaaggtGTACTGCAGCAactattcatttattaaacTCTCCTGTACAGACACATCCGTTGTAAATATTATTGGATTACTTACAGTTGTTGCGTATACTATTCCACAGCTAATACTTATActttattcatattcacagaTTCTCAGAATCTGCTTACTGTTGTCCAAAGAATCACagataaaagcactgaaaacatgcacacCCCACCTATTAGCAGTGATAAACTATTCTTTGGgatgtttttttgaaatatcTCAAAGTAGGCTAAACATGAGTCATGTCCATTATGGAATTCGTCTTTTCATGTCCCTCTACTTTTTGATTTTTCCTCCCATGATAAATCCTGCCATCTATGGAATGAACATCCAAGTGGTAAGAGTGCGGATTTTCAAACTGTTCCAGGTCAAAA gtatcccgcGGCGCTGCGCCCCGCCTCCTCGTTCCGGCTCGGCCAACCAGAAAACGGGGCGCCCCGATTTAAAGATGCTGGATGCTTGGG AGGACATAGTGGGGCTAGTGGAGAAGCTGGAGGCTGCCGGAGACATGGTGAGAGAAAAATGGTTGCCTCCGCCTACAGGGAGAGCCAGTGAACCCTCGGAGTTCCTGAGCCTGCTCATCACCCCAAAAACCCTCTAA
- the LOC118774181 gene encoding olfactory receptor 8A1-like, translating to MEDLKYLYFATFLLLYLITILLNFILIVVICVDRALHEPMYIFLCNMAFNGLFESSTLLPPLLSNLLSHSHEVSFACCQAQVFSLHVSTAAEYTILTVMGYDRYVAICHPLQYHSIMSFSKVYALIAFSRVYSLVGFSILFAMSLQVRYCRKIVDELYCMNHSLVKLSCTDTSTVNIVGLVFTAVFIFPQVILILYSYAHILRVCLRSSKESRMKALKTCTPHLLTMMNYSFGCLFQLSQSRFNMSHVNYRFRRFMSLYYLIIPPLIHPAIYGICIQAIRVQVFKLFTWKNVITNVIELKS from the coding sequence ATGGAGGACCTGAAATACCTATACTTTGCAACATTCCTCCTGTTATACCTGATCACTATTCTCCTAAACTTTATTCTTATTGTAGTGATTTGTGTTGACAGAGCTCTGCATGAAccaatgtatatatttttatgtaacatGGCATTTAATGGATTGTTTGAGAGCTCAACATTGTTACCCCCCCTTCTGAGTAATTTACTCTCCCACTCTCATGAGGTTTCTTTTGCCTGTTGTCAAGCACAAGTATTTTCTTTGCATGTATCCACTGCTGCTGAATATACTATTTTAACAGTGATGGGTTATGACAGGTATGTTGCCATTTGCCACCCCCTGCAGTATCATAGCATTATGTCTTTTTCAAAAGTGTATGCACTTATCGCGTTCTCTAGGGTGTATTCCCTTGTTGGATTTTCAATATTATTTGCCATGAGTCTACAAGTAAGGTACTGCAGAAAAATAGTAGATGAGTTATACTGCATGAACCATTCACTGGTTAAGCTCTCCTGTACAGACACATCCACTGTGAACATTGTTGGATtagttttcactgctgtgttcatttttccacaGGTAATACTGATCCTTTACTCATATGCACATATTCTCAGAGTCTGCTTACGGTCTTCCAAAGAATCACGaatgaaagcactgaaaacatgtaCTCCCCACCTATTAACAATGATGAATTATTCTTTTGGATGCTTATTTCAGTTGTCTCAAAGTAGGTTCAACATGAGTCATGTTAATTACAGATTTCGCAGATTTATGTCACTCTACTATTTGATAATTCCTCCCTTGATACATCCGGCAATCTATGGAATATGCATTCAAGCTATCAGAGTTCAGGTTTTTAAACTGTTCACCTGGAAAAATGTAATCACTAATGTCATAGAATTGAAAAGTTAA